In Pirellulales bacterium, a single genomic region encodes these proteins:
- a CDS encoding ABC transporter substrate-binding protein: MLTFKRAATALAIFGLTISGAFAEDYDIKVVTPETPPSFDNLYLQVAYEKGIFKKNGLNVTSFIQLKGGPLATTAVVSGQADVTATDVEGIIQATKAGYPVR; this comes from the coding sequence ATGCTCACCTTCAAGCGCGCAGCGACGGCGCTAGCCATTTTCGGTTTGACGATTTCCGGCGCCTTCGCCGAGGACTACGATATCAAGGTCGTAACCCCGGAAACGCCGCCATCATTCGACAACCTCTATCTTCAGGTTGCGTATGAAAAAGGTATCTTCAAAAAGAATGGCTTGAACGTCACGAGCTTCATTCAGCTGAAGGGCGGGCCGTTGGCAACAACCGCAGTTGTCTCGGGACAGGCCGACGTCACCGCGACTGACGTTGAAGGCATCATCCAGGCGACCAAGGCGGGATATCCCGTTCG